A stretch of Usitatibacter palustris DNA encodes these proteins:
- a CDS encoding (2Fe-2S)-binding protein yields the protein MGILVSMTVNGKAVTADLEPRTLLVTYLRENLSLTGTHVGCDTAQCGACTILMDGRAVKCCNVLAVQAQGAVITTIEGLATNGELHPMQAAFKEHHGLQCGFCTTGMVMGAVELAGKLKNPDDEQIRAALDGNFCRCTGYHNIVKAVKAGLAKM from the coding sequence ATGGGCATTCTCGTTTCCATGACGGTCAACGGAAAAGCCGTCACCGCGGATCTCGAGCCGCGCACACTCCTGGTCACTTACCTTCGTGAAAACTTGAGCCTCACCGGCACGCACGTCGGCTGCGACACGGCCCAGTGCGGCGCCTGCACGATCCTCATGGACGGGCGCGCGGTGAAGTGTTGCAACGTCCTCGCCGTCCAGGCGCAGGGTGCGGTGATCACGACGATCGAGGGGCTGGCGACCAACGGCGAGCTGCATCCCATGCAGGCGGCGTTCAAGGAACACCACGGCTTGCAGTGCGGGTTCTGCACGACCGGCATGGTGATGGGTGCGGTGGAACTCGCGGGCAAGCTCAAGAATCCCGACGACGAACAGATCCGCGCCGCGCTCGACGGCAATTTCTGCCGGTGCACCGGTTACCACAACATCGTGAAGGCGGTGAAAGCCGGCCTCGCGAAGATGTGA
- a CDS encoding C-terminal binding protein has translation MTCFLITDYDFHDVDLETGLLREAGMEVKTAQCRTEEDVIAAAKGCDGVLIQYAPLNEKVFKARPEVRIVSRLGAGYDTVNVADARKHGVWVANSPDYGVGEVASHALGMALALVRHLPFYDRDIRGAKWHYTSAGKLRRPKELTLGLLGLGRIGKRMAAISHEAFRDVIACDPYIADTEFPPYVRRVDRDALFREADLVSLHVPLNEETRGIVNTAALALMKPGSWVVNTARGGLVDIPALLAALDANRLDGAALDVLPTEPPASSDPLVTHSRVLLTPHAAFYSAEAEQELRRKAAQNLVDWARTGRPRYVVSEGRA, from the coding sequence ATGACTTGCTTCCTCATCACCGACTACGACTTCCACGACGTGGACCTGGAGACCGGTCTGCTTCGCGAGGCCGGCATGGAAGTGAAGACGGCCCAGTGCCGCACGGAGGAAGACGTCATTGCCGCGGCCAAGGGCTGCGATGGCGTGCTGATCCAGTACGCGCCGTTGAACGAGAAGGTCTTCAAGGCGCGGCCGGAAGTGCGCATCGTGAGCCGCCTCGGTGCGGGCTACGACACGGTGAACGTGGCGGACGCGCGCAAGCATGGCGTATGGGTCGCCAACTCACCGGACTACGGCGTGGGCGAAGTGGCGAGTCACGCGCTGGGCATGGCACTCGCGCTCGTGCGCCACCTGCCGTTCTACGATCGCGACATCCGCGGCGCGAAGTGGCACTACACGTCGGCCGGGAAGCTGCGTCGTCCAAAGGAACTCACGCTGGGATTGCTCGGCCTGGGACGCATCGGCAAGCGCATGGCCGCGATCTCGCACGAAGCCTTCCGCGACGTGATCGCCTGCGATCCCTACATTGCCGACACCGAGTTCCCGCCGTACGTGCGCCGCGTCGACCGCGACGCGCTTTTTCGCGAAGCCGATCTCGTGAGCCTGCACGTTCCACTCAATGAAGAAACGCGCGGCATTGTGAACACCGCGGCGCTGGCACTGATGAAGCCCGGCTCCTGGGTCGTGAACACGGCCCGCGGCGGCCTCGTCGATATCCCCGCGCTTCTGGCCGCGCTCGATGCCAACCGGCTCGACGGCGCCGCGCTCGACGTCCTGCCCACCGAACCCCCCGCGTCCAGCGATCCGCTCGTGACGCATTCCCGCGTGCTGCTCACGCCGCACGCGGCTTTCTATTCAGCAGAAGCCGAACAAGAACTGCGCCGGAAAGCCGCGCAGAACCTCGTCGACTGGGCGCGCACCGGGCGCCCGCGATACGTCGTCTCGGAAGGACGGGCCTGA
- a CDS encoding ABC transporter substrate-binding protein — MSKFDRREFLKTTAGAAAATSIGVGGAFWSTNAWAQTWKPEKGAKLRVLRWKRFVQGDEDLWMANTKKFTEKTGIEVRVDNEGWEDVRPKAAVAANVGSGPDVIVGWFDDPHQYPDKLVDVSDVASYLGAKYGGWYPVCEKYGKRAGKWIALPLGIIGNAIVYRDSHVKAAGFDGIPKDTAGFLKLCQALKAKGTPCGFALGKAVGDGNNWAHWLLWSHGGKLVDDKGVVVVNSKETIAALEYAKQLYDTFVPGTLSWQDPHNNKAFLDGQISLTANGISVYYAAKNSTDEKLKAMVPDIQHARFPIGPVGKPTELMQITQMFLFKYSKAPAAAKAYMAFMMEADQYNPWMKASIGYTAQPLKAYAANSVWTDDPKATPYRDSAALMLDHAHSGPLGYASAACLADYIVLDMIAAAASGSKSPQDAAAEAQKRAERYYKV; from the coding sequence ATGTCGAAATTCGATAGACGCGAGTTCCTGAAGACCACCGCCGGGGCGGCCGCCGCCACTTCGATCGGTGTCGGCGGTGCGTTCTGGTCCACGAACGCGTGGGCACAGACCTGGAAGCCGGAGAAGGGCGCGAAGCTGCGCGTGTTGCGCTGGAAGCGGTTCGTCCAGGGCGACGAAGATCTCTGGATGGCGAACACCAAGAAGTTCACCGAGAAGACGGGCATCGAAGTGCGCGTCGACAACGAAGGCTGGGAAGACGTCCGTCCCAAGGCCGCGGTGGCCGCGAACGTCGGCAGCGGCCCCGACGTGATCGTCGGCTGGTTCGACGACCCGCACCAGTATCCCGACAAGCTGGTCGACGTCTCCGACGTCGCGAGCTACCTCGGCGCCAAGTACGGCGGCTGGTATCCGGTGTGCGAGAAGTACGGCAAGCGCGCGGGCAAGTGGATTGCGCTCCCGCTGGGCATCATCGGCAACGCGATCGTCTACCGGGACAGCCACGTGAAGGCCGCGGGCTTCGACGGCATCCCGAAGGACACGGCGGGCTTCCTCAAGCTCTGCCAGGCGCTGAAGGCCAAGGGCACGCCCTGCGGCTTCGCGCTCGGCAAGGCCGTGGGCGACGGCAACAACTGGGCGCACTGGCTGCTCTGGTCGCACGGCGGCAAGCTCGTCGACGACAAGGGTGTCGTGGTCGTGAACTCCAAGGAGACGATCGCCGCGCTCGAGTATGCGAAGCAGCTCTACGATACGTTCGTCCCCGGCACGCTGTCGTGGCAGGACCCGCACAACAACAAGGCGTTCCTCGACGGGCAGATCTCGCTCACCGCGAACGGCATCTCGGTGTACTACGCGGCGAAGAACTCCACCGACGAGAAGCTGAAGGCGATGGTCCCGGACATCCAGCACGCGCGCTTCCCGATCGGTCCGGTCGGCAAGCCCACGGAGCTGATGCAGATCACGCAGATGTTCCTCTTCAAGTACTCGAAGGCGCCCGCCGCCGCGAAGGCGTACATGGCCTTCATGATGGAAGCCGACCAGTACAACCCGTGGATGAAGGCGTCGATCGGCTACACCGCGCAACCGCTGAAGGCGTATGCGGCCAACTCGGTGTGGACGGACGACCCGAAGGCCACGCCGTACCGCGACTCGGCCGCGCTGATGCTCGACCACGCGCACTCCGGCCCGCTCGGATACGCGTCGGCTGCGTGCCTCGCGGATTACATCGTGCTCGACATGATCGCCGCGGCTGCCAGCGGCTCGAAGTCGCCGCAGGATGCCGCCGCCGAAGCGCAGAAGCGCGCGGAACGGTACTACAAGGTCTGA
- a CDS encoding FAD binding domain-containing protein: protein MHAFTYHKPATVKDATIEGSKGDAKFLAGGQSLLAAMKLRLAAPSDLVDLAAIAELRGIKAEGNAVTIGAMTRHAEVVNSADVKAKIPALAALAALIGDRQVRNMGTIGGSVANNDPSADYPAALVGLGATVNTSTRKIPADQFFKGLFETALQAGEIITSVTFPIPKKAAYVKFKQSASRFALVGVFVAQTADGVRVAVTGAGRKGVFRVKAMEDALAKSWSADAVKGVAVPATDLIGDLHASGEYRAHLVGVMAQRAVAAA from the coding sequence ATGCACGCATTCACCTATCACAAGCCCGCCACCGTCAAGGACGCCACGATCGAAGGTTCCAAAGGCGACGCGAAGTTCCTCGCCGGCGGCCAGTCGCTGCTCGCAGCGATGAAGCTTCGCCTCGCGGCACCGAGCGACCTCGTCGACCTCGCGGCGATTGCGGAGCTGCGCGGCATCAAGGCCGAAGGCAATGCGGTGACGATCGGCGCGATGACGCGACACGCGGAAGTGGTGAACTCTGCCGACGTGAAGGCGAAGATCCCCGCACTCGCGGCCCTCGCGGCGCTGATCGGCGATCGCCAGGTGCGCAACATGGGCACGATCGGCGGCTCGGTCGCCAATAACGACCCATCGGCGGACTACCCTGCCGCGCTCGTGGGCCTTGGCGCTACCGTGAACACTTCGACGCGCAAGATTCCCGCCGACCAGTTCTTCAAGGGGCTGTTCGAGACCGCGCTGCAGGCGGGCGAGATCATCACCTCCGTGACCTTCCCGATTCCGAAGAAGGCGGCGTACGTGAAGTTCAAGCAGTCGGCGTCGCGCTTCGCGCTGGTAGGTGTGTTCGTCGCGCAGACCGCCGATGGCGTGCGCGTCGCCGTGACAGGTGCCGGACGCAAGGGTGTGTTCCGCGTGAAGGCGATGGAAGATGCGCTCGCGAAGAGCTGGTCCGCCGATGCCGTGAAGGGTGTGGCAGTACCAGCGACCGATCTCATCGGCGACCTCCATGCGAGCGGCGAATACCGTGCGCATCTCGTGGGCGTGATGGCGCAGAGGGCCGTCGCCGCCGCATGA
- a CDS encoding SDR family NAD(P)-dependent oxidoreductase — MNQLDMKGRNAVVTGGAAGIGLAIASRLIASGARVSVWDRDAAAGAKAADALKSGTHSATLDVADESQVRRALDETLTALGKVDILVCSAGITGPNLKVRDYPIEEWQAVLDINLTGVFLCNKTIAPHMEANKYGRIVNIASVAGKEGNPNASAYSASKAGVIALTKSLGKELAQTNVKVNCVTPAAVKTGMFSQMTPEFIQFMLSKIPMGRFGEPDEIAALVCWLCSEDCSFSTAATFDLSGGRATY; from the coding sequence TTGAACCAGCTCGACATGAAGGGCCGCAATGCCGTCGTCACAGGGGGCGCGGCCGGAATCGGACTCGCGATCGCGAGTCGCCTCATCGCCTCGGGCGCCCGGGTGAGCGTCTGGGATCGCGATGCCGCGGCCGGCGCCAAGGCCGCCGATGCACTGAAATCGGGCACGCACTCCGCCACCCTCGACGTCGCCGACGAATCGCAGGTCCGGCGCGCGCTCGACGAAACGCTCACCGCCCTGGGCAAGGTCGATATCCTCGTTTGCAGCGCCGGCATCACGGGTCCGAACCTCAAGGTGCGCGACTACCCCATCGAGGAATGGCAGGCGGTACTCGACATCAACCTCACCGGTGTCTTCCTGTGCAACAAGACGATCGCGCCGCACATGGAAGCAAATAAGTACGGCCGCATCGTGAACATCGCCTCCGTCGCGGGCAAGGAAGGCAACCCGAATGCCTCGGCCTACAGCGCCTCGAAGGCGGGCGTGATCGCGCTCACGAAGTCGCTCGGCAAGGAGCTCGCGCAGACCAACGTGAAGGTCAATTGCGTGACGCCCGCCGCCGTGAAGACGGGCATGTTTTCGCAAATGACGCCGGAATTCATCCAGTTCATGCTCTCGAAGATCCCGATGGGCCGCTTCGGCGAGCCCGACGAGATCGCCGCCCTCGTCTGCTGGCTGTGCAGCGAGGATTGCTCGTTCTCCACCGCCGCCACCTTCGATCTGTCCGGCGGACGGGCGACTTACTGA
- a CDS encoding ABC transporter ATP-binding protein, with protein sequence MAAVSIKAVHKHFGTTPVIRGVDIEIADGEFAVLVGPSGCGKSTLLRMIAGLEEIGEGEIVIGGKVVNNMQPKERDIAMVFQNYALYPHMKVRDNMAFSMLLAKRPKEEIEARVQKAADILGLGELLDRYPRQLSGGQRQRVAMGRCIVRDPQVFLFDEPLSNLDAKLRVAMRTELKELHQRLKTTSIYVTHDQIEAMTMADQIVVMRDGIVEQRGRPLDLYDHPANLFVAGFIGSPAMNFLPGTLRRANGVASVELSSSVRLPAPRACSGEDGQKVIYGVRPEHFTLVNGNGIPAHVVVVEPTGADTLVFARFCETQVTTVFRERHGFKPGETISLAPETARGHLFDAESGKTLMQ encoded by the coding sequence ATGGCGGCGGTATCGATCAAGGCAGTGCACAAGCATTTCGGCACCACGCCCGTGATTCGCGGCGTGGACATCGAGATCGCCGATGGCGAGTTCGCGGTGCTCGTCGGGCCCTCGGGCTGCGGCAAGTCCACGCTGCTGCGGATGATCGCGGGCCTCGAGGAGATCGGCGAGGGCGAGATCGTGATCGGCGGCAAGGTCGTGAACAACATGCAGCCCAAGGAGCGCGACATCGCGATGGTGTTCCAGAACTACGCGCTCTATCCGCACATGAAGGTGCGCGACAACATGGCTTTCAGCATGTTGCTCGCCAAGCGCCCGAAGGAGGAGATCGAGGCGCGCGTGCAGAAAGCCGCGGATATCCTGGGGCTGGGCGAATTGCTCGACCGCTATCCGCGCCAGCTCTCCGGCGGCCAGCGCCAGCGCGTCGCGATGGGCCGGTGCATCGTGCGCGACCCGCAGGTGTTCCTCTTCGACGAGCCGCTCTCGAACCTGGACGCGAAGCTGCGCGTGGCGATGCGCACCGAACTGAAGGAGCTCCACCAGCGGCTGAAGACCACCTCGATCTACGTGACGCACGACCAGATTGAGGCGATGACCATGGCCGACCAGATCGTCGTGATGCGCGACGGCATCGTCGAGCAGCGCGGCCGGCCGCTCGACCTCTACGACCATCCCGCGAATCTCTTCGTCGCGGGCTTCATCGGCTCGCCCGCGATGAACTTCCTGCCCGGCACGCTGCGTCGCGCCAACGGCGTGGCATCGGTCGAGCTCTCGAGTAGCGTTCGCCTGCCCGCGCCGCGCGCGTGTAGCGGTGAAGACGGCCAGAAGGTGATCTACGGCGTGCGCCCCGAGCACTTCACGCTGGTCAACGGCAACGGCATTCCCGCGCACGTCGTCGTCGTTGAGCCGACGGGAGCGGATACGCTGGTGTTCGCGCGCTTCTGCGAGACCCAGGTCACGACGGTCTTTCGCGAGCGCCACGGGTTCAAGCCCGGTGAAACCATTTCGCTCGCGCCGGAAACGGCGCGGGGGCATTTGTTCGATGCGGAATCAGGTAAGACATTGATGCAGTAA
- a CDS encoding IlvD/Edd family dehydratase, whose product MAAAKKPRRSQQWFGRDGKMGFIYRSWVKNRGIPHDQFDGRPVIGICNTYSELTPCNSHFRTLAEHVKTGVWEAGGFPLEFPVMSLGETLLRPTAMLYRNLASMDVEESIRGNPIDGVVLLMGCDKTTPALLMGAASVDIPTVGVSGGPMLSGWYRGERIGSGTNTFSLSEDLRAGKITQDEYHEAESCMHRSHGHCMTMGTASTMASMVEALGVGLPGNAAYPAVDARRNVLARHAGRRIVELVKEDTPLSKIITRAAFENAIRVNAAIGGSTNAVIHLIAIARRIGVKLNLEDWDKLGRDVHTLVNLMPNGKFLMEDFCYAGGLPVVIRELGEQGLLKKDALTANGKSIWENNKDAENFNTDVIMPFKKPFKKNTGIAVLRGNLCPDGAIIKPSAATPKLMKHKGKAVVFENIEDFHSRIDDPKLPVDANSVLVLKNCGPKGYPGMAEVGNMPLPERILKKGITDMVRISDARMSGTAYGTVVLHTAPEAALGGPLALVQDGDMIELDVSKRKLELLVSEKELAKRRKAWKPPKPPMQRGYWKLYVDHVNQACDGADLDFLVGKSGAGVPRDNH is encoded by the coding sequence ATGGCAGCAGCCAAAAAGCCGCGCCGCAGCCAGCAATGGTTCGGCCGCGACGGCAAGATGGGCTTCATCTACCGCTCGTGGGTGAAGAATCGCGGCATTCCGCACGATCAGTTCGATGGCCGCCCGGTCATCGGCATCTGCAACACCTATTCCGAGCTCACGCCCTGCAATTCGCATTTCCGCACGCTCGCGGAACACGTGAAGACCGGCGTGTGGGAAGCGGGTGGATTTCCGCTCGAATTTCCCGTGATGTCGCTGGGCGAGACGCTGCTGCGGCCCACGGCGATGCTCTATCGCAACCTTGCGAGCATGGACGTCGAGGAATCGATCCGCGGCAACCCGATCGATGGCGTCGTGCTGCTGATGGGCTGCGACAAGACGACCCCGGCGCTGCTCATGGGGGCGGCGAGCGTGGACATTCCGACGGTCGGTGTCTCCGGCGGCCCGATGCTCTCGGGCTGGTACCGCGGCGAGCGCATCGGCTCGGGCACCAACACCTTCTCGCTTTCCGAGGACCTGCGCGCGGGCAAGATCACGCAGGACGAATACCACGAGGCCGAGAGCTGCATGCACCGCTCGCACGGCCACTGCATGACGATGGGCACGGCTTCCACGATGGCGAGCATGGTGGAAGCGCTCGGCGTGGGATTGCCCGGCAACGCGGCATATCCCGCGGTGGATGCGCGCCGCAACGTGCTCGCGCGCCATGCGGGCCGCCGAATTGTCGAGCTGGTGAAGGAAGACACGCCGCTTTCGAAGATCATCACGCGCGCCGCGTTCGAGAACGCCATTCGCGTGAATGCCGCGATCGGCGGCTCCACCAACGCGGTGATTCATTTGATCGCGATTGCGCGCCGCATCGGCGTGAAGCTCAACCTCGAGGACTGGGACAAGCTCGGCCGCGACGTGCACACGCTCGTGAACCTGATGCCCAACGGCAAGTTCCTCATGGAGGACTTCTGCTACGCGGGCGGGCTTCCCGTCGTGATTCGCGAGCTGGGTGAGCAGGGCCTCCTCAAGAAGGACGCGCTGACGGCCAACGGCAAGTCGATCTGGGAGAACAACAAGGACGCGGAGAACTTCAACACCGACGTCATCATGCCGTTCAAGAAACCGTTCAAGAAGAACACCGGCATCGCGGTCCTTCGCGGCAACCTCTGTCCCGACGGCGCAATCATCAAGCCCTCGGCCGCGACGCCCAAGCTCATGAAGCACAAGGGCAAGGCGGTCGTCTTCGAGAACATCGAGGATTTCCACTCGCGCATCGATGATCCCAAGCTTCCGGTCGATGCGAATTCCGTCCTGGTGCTGAAGAACTGCGGACCGAAGGGTTACCCGGGCATGGCGGAGGTAGGCAACATGCCGCTGCCCGAGCGCATCCTCAAGAAGGGCATCACCGACATGGTGCGCATCTCGGACGCGCGCATGAGCGGCACGGCCTACGGCACTGTCGTGCTGCACACCGCGCCCGAAGCCGCGCTCGGTGGGCCGCTGGCGCTGGTGCAGGACGGCGACATGATCGAGCTCGATGTCTCCAAGCGGAAGCTGGAGCTTCTCGTGTCGGAGAAGGAACTCGCGAAGCGCAGGAAGGCGTGGAAGCCGCCCAAGCCGCCGATGCAGCGCGGCTATTGGAAGCTCTACGTCGATCATGTGAACCAGGCTTGCGACGGAGCGGACCTTGATTTCCTCGTCGGCAAGAGCGGCGCAGGCGTACCTCGCGACAACCACTGA
- a CDS encoding AAA family ATPase, translating into MTPRSIDEAAKLLAGADYVADRRLATAVFLSLELARPLFLEGEAGVGKTEIAKVLAKSLDRPLIRLQCYEGLDVSSAVYEWNVQRQMMAIRIAEAEGGDQVRKLEDDLFSHAYLVKRPILQALEATTYGKPPVLLIDELDRADEPFEAYLLEVLSDYQVTIPELGVIRAEFPPIVIVTSNRTREIHDAIKRRCLYHWVDYPSAEAELEILKRKAPGASERLSREVVAFVQKLRSKDLFKAPGVAETLDWTRALTALDVVVLDPATIDVTLGALLKYQDDIARVRGAESTKLLAEVQEELA; encoded by the coding sequence ATGACGCCGCGCTCGATCGACGAGGCGGCCAAGCTCCTCGCCGGCGCCGACTACGTCGCCGATCGCCGGCTCGCGACCGCGGTCTTCCTCTCGCTCGAGCTCGCGCGACCGCTCTTCCTCGAAGGCGAAGCCGGCGTCGGCAAGACCGAGATCGCGAAGGTCCTCGCGAAGAGTCTCGACCGCCCGCTCATCCGGCTGCAGTGCTACGAAGGCCTCGATGTCTCGAGTGCCGTCTACGAATGGAACGTGCAGCGCCAGATGATGGCGATCCGCATCGCCGAAGCCGAAGGCGGCGACCAGGTGCGCAAGCTCGAGGATGACCTCTTCTCGCACGCGTACCTCGTGAAGCGCCCGATCCTGCAAGCACTCGAAGCCACCACGTACGGCAAACCGCCGGTGCTGCTCATCGACGAGCTCGACCGCGCCGACGAACCGTTCGAGGCCTATCTGCTCGAAGTGCTCTCCGACTACCAGGTCACCATCCCCGAGCTCGGCGTGATCCGCGCGGAGTTCCCGCCGATCGTGATCGTCACCTCGAACCGCACGCGCGAGATCCACGACGCGATCAAGCGCCGCTGCCTCTACCACTGGGTCGACTATCCGAGCGCCGAAGCGGAGCTGGAGATTCTCAAGCGCAAGGCACCGGGCGCCTCCGAGAGACTCTCGCGCGAAGTGGTCGCGTTCGTGCAGAAGCTGCGCAGCAAGGACCTCTTCAAGGCACCGGGTGTGGCGGAGACGCTCGACTGGACGCGCGCGCTCACCGCACTCGACGTTGTCGTCCTCGACCCCGCCACCATTGACGTGACCCTCGGCGCTCTGCTCAAGTATCAGGACGACATCGCGCGCGTTCGCGGTGCGGAATCAACAAAACTATTAGCCGAAGTCCAGGAGGAGCTCGCATGA
- a CDS encoding xanthine dehydrogenase family protein molybdopterin-binding subunit: protein MNDMAIGKRVERKEDYRFLTGAGQYTDDVKLPHQTYAVFVRSPHAHAKLGKIDTAAAKKSPGVIAIYTGADIPAAVGGLPCGWLITGTDGKPMKEPKHSILAVGKVRHVGDQVAIVIAETLNEARDAAEKVEVEYEPLPAVIDVRSALAKGAPAVHDEASDNVCYVWALGDKAATDAAFAKAAHVTKLDLVNNRLIPNAIEPRACNATYARHDDSYTLYVTSQNPHVERLLMTAFVLGLPEHKVRVIAPDVGGGFGSKIYLYAEETVCVWASKLVNRPIKWTADRSESFVSDAHGRDHVTQVELALDKDGKFLGMRVKTSAAMGAYLSTFASCIPTILYATLLAGQYTTPAIHCEVTAVFTNTAPVDAYRGAGRPEATYVVERIVHQAAVEMKIAQDEIRRRNFIRTFPYNTPVALTYDIGDYDATLDGANKMADVAGFPKRKAEAAKNGKLRGLGYASYIEACGLAPSNIAGALGARAGLFEAGEVRVHPTGKVTVFTGSHSHGQGHETTFAQVVADRLGLGIDDVDIVHGDTGRVPFGMGTYGSRSLSVGGTAIMKALDKIIAKGRKIAAHLMEASDTDVEFKDGKFTVKGTDKNIPFAQVALTAYVPHNYPLDKLEPGLDETAFYDPTNFTFPAGTHICEVEIDKETGQTKIVAFSACDDFGNIVNPMIVEGQVHGGVAQGLGQAFLEGCVYDKDSGQLLTGSYMDYTMPRADDLPNFQVDTRVTPCTHNPLGVKGCGEAGAIGAPAAFMNAMCDALGVKDLPMPTTPERVWRAIQTSKLSS, encoded by the coding sequence ATGAACGACATGGCCATCGGCAAACGCGTCGAACGCAAGGAGGACTACCGCTTCCTCACCGGCGCCGGGCAGTACACCGACGACGTGAAGCTCCCGCACCAGACGTACGCCGTGTTCGTGCGCTCGCCGCACGCGCACGCGAAGCTCGGGAAGATCGACACGGCCGCGGCGAAGAAGTCGCCCGGAGTGATCGCGATCTACACCGGCGCCGACATTCCCGCCGCGGTGGGGGGACTCCCATGCGGCTGGCTCATCACCGGCACCGACGGCAAGCCGATGAAGGAGCCCAAGCATTCGATCCTCGCGGTGGGCAAGGTGCGCCACGTCGGCGATCAGGTCGCGATCGTGATTGCCGAAACGCTCAACGAGGCGCGCGACGCCGCCGAGAAAGTGGAGGTCGAGTACGAGCCGCTGCCCGCCGTCATCGATGTGCGCAGCGCGCTCGCCAAGGGCGCGCCGGCGGTGCACGACGAAGCGTCCGACAACGTCTGCTACGTCTGGGCGCTGGGCGACAAGGCCGCGACGGATGCCGCGTTCGCGAAGGCCGCGCACGTCACCAAGCTCGACCTCGTCAACAACCGACTCATTCCCAACGCGATCGAGCCGCGCGCCTGCAACGCCACGTACGCACGCCACGACGATTCCTACACGCTCTACGTGACGAGCCAGAACCCGCACGTCGAGCGCCTGCTGATGACGGCCTTCGTGCTGGGCTTGCCCGAGCACAAGGTGCGCGTGATCGCGCCCGACGTCGGTGGCGGCTTCGGTTCGAAGATCTACCTCTACGCTGAGGAAACCGTCTGCGTCTGGGCGTCCAAGCTCGTGAACCGCCCGATCAAGTGGACCGCCGATCGGAGCGAGTCCTTCGTGTCCGACGCCCACGGCCGCGACCACGTGACGCAGGTCGAACTCGCGCTCGACAAGGACGGCAAGTTCCTCGGCATGCGCGTGAAGACCTCCGCCGCGATGGGCGCGTACCTCTCCACGTTTGCGTCCTGCATCCCGACGATCCTCTACGCCACGCTGCTCGCCGGCCAGTACACGACACCCGCGATCCACTGCGAAGTGACGGCGGTGTTCACCAACACGGCACCGGTCGACGCGTATCGCGGCGCGGGCCGTCCCGAGGCGACGTACGTCGTCGAGCGCATCGTCCACCAGGCCGCTGTCGAGATGAAGATCGCGCAGGACGAGATCCGGCGCCGCAATTTCATCCGCACCTTCCCGTACAACACGCCCGTCGCGCTCACCTACGACATCGGCGACTACGACGCCACGCTCGACGGCGCCAACAAGATGGCGGACGTCGCGGGCTTTCCGAAGCGCAAGGCGGAAGCTGCGAAGAACGGGAAGCTGCGCGGGCTCGGATATGCCTCCTACATCGAGGCCTGCGGACTCGCGCCTTCCAACATCGCCGGTGCGCTCGGTGCGCGCGCGGGCCTCTTCGAAGCGGGCGAAGTGCGCGTGCATCCCACCGGCAAGGTCACGGTGTTCACCGGTTCGCACAGCCACGGCCAGGGACACGAGACCACGTTCGCGCAGGTCGTCGCCGATCGCCTGGGCCTCGGCATCGACGACGTGGATATCGTCCATGGCGACACGGGTCGCGTTCCCTTCGGCATGGGCACCTATGGTTCGCGTTCGCTCTCGGTGGGCGGCACGGCGATCATGAAGGCCCTCGACAAGATCATCGCGAAGGGCCGCAAGATCGCCGCACACCTCATGGAAGCGAGCGACACCGACGTCGAGTTCAAGGACGGCAAGTTCACGGTGAAAGGCACCGACAAGAACATTCCGTTCGCGCAGGTGGCGCTGACCGCCTACGTGCCGCACAACTATCCGCTGGACAAACTGGAGCCGGGCCTCGACGAGACGGCCTTCTACGATCCGACCAACTTCACGTTCCCCGCCGGCACGCACATCTGCGAGGTGGAGATCGACAAGGAGACGGGCCAGACGAAGATCGTCGCGTTCAGCGCCTGCGACGATTTCGGCAACATCGTGAATCCCATGATCGTCGAGGGCCAGGTCCACGGCGGCGTCGCGCAGGGCCTGGGCCAGGCGTTCCTCGAAGGCTGCGTCTACGACAAGGATTCCGGCCAGCTCCTCACCGGCTCGTACATGGACTACACGATGCCGCGCGCCGACGACCTGCCGAACTTCCAGGTCGATACGCGCGTGACGCCGTGCACGCACAACCCGCTCGGCGTGAAAGGCTGCGGCGAGGCAGGTGCGATCGGTGCTCCCGCGGCATTCATGAATGCCATGTGCGATGCGTTGGGGGTGAAGGATCTACCGATGCCGACGACGCCGGAGAGAGTTTGGCGGGCTATTCAAACCTCGAAATTGTCATCCTGA